In one window of Micromonospora cathayae DNA:
- a CDS encoding inorganic diphosphatase, which yields MDFDVTVEIPKGHRNKYEVDHATGRIRLDRTLFTSTQYPADYGFIEGTLGEDGDPLDALVLVPEPTFPGCLIRCRTIGMFRMTDEKGGDDKVLCVPYEDPRQEHLRDIHHLGEFDRLEIQHFFEVYKDLEPGKSVEGATWVGRTEAEAEIRASYRRHQEAEARGENTH from the coding sequence ATGGATTTCGACGTCACGGTTGAGATCCCCAAGGGTCACCGCAACAAGTACGAGGTGGACCACGCGACCGGCCGGATCAGGCTGGACCGCACGCTCTTCACGTCCACCCAGTACCCGGCCGACTACGGGTTCATCGAGGGCACCCTGGGTGAGGACGGCGACCCGCTGGACGCGCTGGTGCTCGTCCCCGAGCCGACCTTCCCGGGTTGCCTGATCCGGTGCCGCACCATCGGCATGTTCCGGATGACCGACGAGAAGGGTGGCGACGACAAGGTCCTCTGCGTGCCGTACGAGGACCCGCGTCAGGAGCACCTGCGTGACATCCACCACCTCGGCGAGTTCGACCGGCTGGAGATCCAGCACTTCTTCGAGGTGTACAAGGACCTGGAGCCGGGGAAGTCGGTCGAGGGCGCGACCTGGGTCGGCCGGACCGAGGCCGAGGCGGAGATCCGCGCGTCGTACCGGCGGCACCAGGAGGCCGAGGCGCGGGGCGAGAACACCCACTGA
- the eccD gene encoding type VII secretion integral membrane protein EccD, with protein sequence MATGLARVTISAPQRRLDVALPEQVPLAELLPEVLRHAGEGLADDGERHGGWLLRRCDGVVLATGQDLLAQGVRDGEVLYLVPARAHWPELEYDDVVEAIADGARRRGAAWSPAATRAATLAAAAVPLLVGLVALLAGGPDHPADWLVAAVLAAGLAVAGTVASRAYGDGPAGATLGGYALPYAFAAGALLVSPGDPVTPFGPLNWLGAPELLAGSVALLLVAVLGLLGVAARIRVFVAGATVGAAGAVGALLGLVLTPAGSAAILLSVLVFAVGALPLLAIRLGKVPLPPITLPANADTEARSGVRDLPDTDRVHAAVARTEETLTGMLLGHAVLAVAAAVVLTVTGGTAGRILVAVAATVLLLRARLFVALRQRVPTVVAGLVGLGVLGVALVGRAGPVTLLVLVAAAGVLALLTVAAGSTYARRPVSPYLGRAADLTDTLLVVAVVPVACAVLDLYDRARGLLG encoded by the coding sequence ATGGCAACCGGGCTCGCCCGCGTCACGATCAGCGCCCCGCAGCGGCGGTTGGACGTCGCCCTGCCGGAGCAGGTCCCGCTCGCCGAACTGCTGCCCGAGGTGCTCCGGCACGCCGGGGAGGGGCTGGCCGACGACGGGGAACGCCACGGCGGCTGGCTGCTGCGCCGCTGCGACGGAGTGGTGCTGGCGACCGGGCAGGACCTGCTCGCCCAGGGCGTCCGCGACGGCGAGGTGCTGTACCTCGTCCCGGCCCGCGCGCACTGGCCGGAACTCGAGTACGACGACGTGGTCGAGGCGATCGCCGACGGGGCCCGCCGCCGGGGAGCCGCCTGGTCACCCGCCGCCACCCGGGCCGCCACGCTGGCCGCCGCCGCCGTACCGCTGCTGGTCGGCCTGGTCGCGCTGCTGGCCGGCGGTCCCGACCACCCGGCCGACTGGCTGGTCGCGGCGGTACTGGCCGCCGGGCTCGCGGTAGCCGGCACCGTCGCCTCCCGCGCCTACGGGGACGGCCCGGCCGGCGCGACCCTCGGCGGGTACGCCCTGCCGTACGCCTTCGCCGCCGGTGCGCTGCTGGTCAGCCCGGGTGACCCGGTCACCCCGTTCGGCCCGCTGAACTGGCTGGGCGCGCCCGAACTGTTGGCCGGTTCGGTCGCCCTGCTGCTGGTGGCGGTGCTCGGCCTGCTCGGGGTGGCCGCCCGGATCCGGGTCTTCGTGGCCGGCGCGACGGTCGGGGCGGCCGGAGCGGTCGGTGCGCTGCTCGGGCTGGTCCTCACCCCGGCCGGCAGCGCGGCGATCCTGCTCAGCGTGCTGGTCTTCGCCGTCGGCGCGCTACCCCTGCTGGCCATCCGGCTCGGCAAGGTGCCGCTGCCGCCGATCACCCTGCCGGCGAACGCCGACACCGAGGCCCGGTCCGGCGTACGGGACCTGCCGGACACCGACCGGGTGCACGCGGCGGTGGCCCGGACCGAGGAGACCCTCACCGGGATGCTGCTCGGGCACGCCGTGCTGGCCGTCGCCGCCGCCGTGGTGCTCACCGTGACCGGCGGAACCGCCGGACGGATCCTGGTGGCCGTCGCGGCGACCGTGCTGCTGCTGCGCGCCCGGCTGTTCGTGGCGCTGCGCCAGCGGGTACCCACCGTGGTCGCCGGGCTGGTCGGCCTCGGTGTGCTGGGTGTCGCCCTGGTCGGCCGGGCCGGCCCGGTCACCCTGCTGGTGCTGGTCGCCGCCGCCGGGGTGCTGGCGCTGCTCACCGTGGCGGCCGGCAGCACGTACGCGCGCCGGCCGGTCTCGCCGTACCTGGGTCGGGCGGCGGACCTGACCGACACCCTGCTGGTGGTCGCGGTGGTGCCGGTGGCCTGCGCGGTGCTCGACCTGTACGACCGGGCCCGGGGGCTGCTCGGCTGA
- the dacB gene encoding D-alanyl-D-alanine carboxypeptidase/D-alanyl-D-alanine endopeptidase, whose protein sequence is MGPPVATGRRRRNRLAVLASVLLLVVAGVGLVVVRPGPVAGWLGADPGAQVPPRMPEVAPVPVLSGPSSAAPAPTPDGVRAALDPLVRAAALGSRVNVSVSDVGTGQPLYGQGADDATVPASVTKLVTGVTVLAARGSAYRITTRAVAGAAPGEVVIVGGGDPTLAIDANGFYPGAARLDDLAEQVKQALGGAAPTRVTVDSTLFPGPVFEPGWDADIPTGGYGGAVTALMTDGARRDPDAGRKGAERYAEPDLAAGRAFARLLGLPAGTKVTKGTAPAGTGSASPGTVPTPGTELGRVESPPMVRLVDMMITDSDNLVAEALARQVALARNQPASFVGAAAAMDQVVAELGLPADELALADGSGLSRTNRISPSLLTDLIALAGNGSRPELAGIFGGLPVGGWSGTLDDRYGTAATRAGAGAIRAKTGTLTGVHAIAGLVTTADGRLLTFAVLTDKTPAGTPDATRLALDRIGATLAGCGCR, encoded by the coding sequence GTGGGGCCGCCGGTGGCGACCGGCCGTCGCCGACGGAACCGGCTCGCGGTGCTGGCCAGCGTCCTGCTGCTCGTCGTCGCCGGAGTCGGGCTGGTGGTGGTCCGTCCCGGGCCGGTCGCCGGCTGGCTGGGCGCCGACCCCGGTGCGCAGGTACCGCCCAGGATGCCGGAGGTGGCACCCGTGCCGGTGCTGTCCGGCCCCTCCAGCGCGGCCCCCGCACCGACCCCGGACGGGGTACGGGCGGCCCTGGACCCGCTGGTCCGCGCGGCCGCCCTGGGTAGCCGGGTCAACGTCTCGGTCTCCGACGTCGGCACCGGCCAACCGCTGTACGGGCAGGGCGCGGACGACGCCACCGTGCCCGCCTCGGTCACCAAGCTGGTGACCGGCGTGACCGTGCTGGCCGCGCGCGGGTCGGCGTACCGGATCACCACCCGGGCGGTGGCCGGCGCGGCCCCCGGCGAGGTGGTGATCGTCGGCGGTGGCGACCCGACGCTGGCCATCGACGCCAACGGCTTCTACCCGGGCGCGGCCCGCCTCGACGACCTCGCGGAACAGGTGAAACAGGCGCTCGGCGGGGCGGCCCCCACCCGGGTGACGGTGGATTCCACCCTCTTCCCCGGCCCGGTCTTCGAGCCCGGCTGGGACGCCGACATCCCCACCGGCGGGTACGGCGGCGCGGTGACCGCGCTGATGACCGACGGGGCCCGCCGTGACCCGGACGCCGGCCGGAAGGGCGCGGAACGGTACGCCGAGCCGGACCTCGCCGCCGGGCGGGCGTTCGCCCGGTTGCTCGGACTCCCCGCCGGGACGAAGGTGACGAAGGGCACCGCACCCGCCGGTACCGGCAGCGCCAGCCCCGGTACCGTGCCCACGCCCGGCACGGAGCTGGGTCGGGTCGAGTCGCCGCCGATGGTCCGGCTGGTCGACATGATGATCACCGACAGCGACAACCTGGTCGCCGAGGCGCTGGCGCGTCAGGTCGCACTGGCCCGCAACCAGCCCGCCTCGTTCGTCGGGGCCGCCGCGGCGATGGACCAGGTGGTCGCCGAGCTGGGGCTGCCCGCCGACGAACTCGCCCTCGCCGACGGCAGCGGGCTGTCCCGCACCAACCGGATCAGCCCGTCCCTGCTCACCGACCTGATCGCGCTGGCCGGCAACGGCAGCCGGCCGGAACTGGCCGGGATCTTCGGTGGCCTGCCGGTCGGCGGCTGGTCCGGCACCCTCGACGACCGGTACGGCACGGCGGCCACCCGGGCCGGGGCGGGCGCGATCCGGGCCAAGACCGGGACACTGACCGGGGTGCACGCCATCGCCGGTCTGGTCACCACGGCCGACGGTCGCCTGCTGACCTTCGCCGTGCTCACCGACAAGACACCCGCCGGCACCCCGGACGCCACCCGGTTGGCGCTCGACCGGATCGGTGCCACCCTCGCCGGCTGCGGCTGCCGCTGA